One stretch of Cellulomonas wangsupingiae DNA includes these proteins:
- a CDS encoding RNA polymerase sigma factor: protein MTTYEVAATTPATPSAPPPLPDGHPGPPARRGDERPGDHPDTRDEPDEPPGTDQPDDVLVERSALGDQSAFAALVARHGAALYRYARRLLPSAQDAEDAVQDALTAAWLGADAYRGDASVRTWLFGIQTNCVRRAARRRARTAVPVDVRDDDAPPSTGAAPVGDPVGHLLAVDLRAALDGALAALPASQRAVWLLVEVEGMSYADAASVLRTTHAAVRGSLARARQSLSRRFSTWR from the coding sequence GTGACGACCTACGAGGTGGCGGCGACGACGCCCGCGACCCCCTCGGCCCCCCCGCCCCTGCCCGACGGGCACCCGGGACCACCGGCGCGTCGAGGGGACGAGAGGCCCGGCGACCACCCGGACACCCGGGACGAGCCGGACGAGCCGCCCGGCACCGACCAGCCGGACGACGTGCTCGTCGAGCGCTCCGCCCTGGGCGACCAGTCCGCCTTCGCGGCCCTCGTCGCCCGGCACGGCGCCGCCCTCTACCGGTACGCGCGCCGCCTGCTGCCGTCCGCGCAGGACGCCGAGGACGCGGTGCAGGACGCGCTGACGGCCGCGTGGCTCGGCGCCGACGCGTACCGCGGCGACGCGAGCGTGCGCACGTGGCTGTTCGGCATCCAGACCAACTGCGTGCGACGTGCCGCCCGCCGCCGGGCGCGCACCGCGGTCCCCGTCGACGTGCGGGACGACGACGCGCCGCCCAGCACGGGCGCCGCGCCTGTCGGCGACCCGGTCGGCCACCTCCTCGCCGTCGACCTGCGCGCGGCGCTCGACGGTGCGCTCGCCGCGCTCCCGGCGTCGCAGCGTGCCGTGTGGCTGCTGGTGGAGGTCGAGGGCATGTCCTACGCCGACGCGGCGAGCGTGCTGCGGACCACCCACGCGGCGGTCCGCGGGTCGCTGGCGCGCGCGCGGCAGTCGCTGAGCAGGAGGTTCTCGACATGGCGCTGA
- a CDS encoding ABC transporter permease produces MTTVALPAPTAGARPLADTMIMVRRSLLRAVRYPGLTAFLVLGPLVALLLFVYVFGGAFGAGVAPGVAPGAEARSAYLEYIAPTLLILTIVGGAQSVAISAAMDASSGIMARFKTMAISSGSVLSGQVVGFVLQALAAAVLVLAAALAIGYRPGADPLDWLALLGLFLLLGIALNWLCVGMGLNAKSVETASNTPMLLMLLPFLGSGFVPVETMPAGVRWFAEYQPFTPIIETARSLLAGAALETTTTALAFGWCVVIGVAGYVWSRVLYRRERN; encoded by the coding sequence ATGACCACCGTCGCGCTGCCCGCTCCCACCGCCGGCGCCCGTCCGCTGGCCGACACCATGATCATGGTCCGTCGCAGCCTGCTGCGGGCCGTGCGCTACCCGGGCCTGACCGCGTTCCTCGTCCTGGGGCCCCTCGTCGCGCTGCTGCTCTTCGTCTACGTCTTCGGCGGGGCGTTCGGCGCCGGTGTCGCCCCCGGCGTCGCGCCCGGGGCGGAGGCGCGGTCGGCGTACCTGGAGTACATCGCGCCGACGCTGCTGATCCTCACCATCGTCGGAGGTGCGCAGTCGGTGGCGATCAGCGCCGCGATGGACGCGTCCAGCGGCATCATGGCGCGGTTCAAGACGATGGCGATCTCGTCGGGGTCCGTGCTGTCCGGGCAGGTCGTCGGGTTCGTCCTGCAGGCCCTCGCGGCGGCCGTCCTGGTGCTCGCCGCCGCGCTGGCGATCGGCTACCGGCCGGGCGCGGACCCGCTGGACTGGCTCGCGCTGCTCGGCCTGTTCCTGCTGCTGGGGATCGCGCTGAACTGGCTGTGCGTCGGCATGGGGCTGAACGCCAAGAGCGTCGAGACGGCCAGCAACACCCCGATGCTGCTCATGCTCCTGCCGTTCCTGGGCAGCGGGTTCGTGCCCGTCGAGACCATGCCGGCCGGGGTGCGGTGGTTCGCCGAGTACCAGCCCTTCACGCCGATCATCGAGACGGCCCGCTCGCTGCTGGCGGGCGCCGCGCTGGAGACCACGACGACGGCCCTGGCCTTCGGCTGGTGCGTCGTGATCGGCGTCGCCGGGTACGTCTGGTCGCGGGTGCTGTACCGCCGCGAGCGGAACTGA
- a CDS encoding histidine kinase, with product MDLTHYVDDLQQRLITAADAGGEDARQLAQRLTAPLDAAVRLVLLDALSAAAGEISAELAPGSVDVRLRSGDPEFVVTTPAARADAPPAAALPAPPEPPAQPGGDADGATTRTTLRLPDHLKAQVEVVAARDGVSVNTWLVRAVAAALERGAGAGPAGRAQTRGSTTHLTGWVR from the coding sequence ATGGATCTCACGCACTACGTCGACGACCTCCAGCAGCGGCTGATCACCGCTGCCGACGCCGGCGGCGAGGACGCCCGGCAGCTCGCGCAGCGCCTGACCGCGCCGCTCGACGCCGCCGTGCGCCTCGTCCTGCTCGACGCGCTGTCCGCCGCGGCCGGGGAGATCTCGGCCGAGCTCGCCCCCGGGTCGGTGGACGTGCGGCTGCGCAGCGGCGACCCCGAGTTCGTCGTCACCACGCCTGCGGCCCGGGCCGACGCACCCCCGGCAGCGGCGCTGCCCGCGCCGCCGGAGCCGCCCGCCCAGCCGGGCGGCGACGCCGACGGCGCCACCACCCGCACCACCCTGCGGCTGCCCGACCACCTCAAGGCCCAGGTCGAGGTCGTCGCCGCCCGCGACGGCGTCTCCGTCAACACCTGGCTCGTCCGGGCTGTCGCGGCCGCGCTGGAGCGCGGCGCCGGCGCCGGCCCCGCGGGCCGTGCCCAGACGCGCGGCAGCACGACCCACCTCACCGGCTGGGTGCGCTGA
- a CDS encoding GNAT family N-acetyltransferase, producing MTTWSVQQLRVPTSPQSADGRLLHALVDAQNEVTRAAWGSDDFAVTPRRTLSLLQHQDVSRRLRLLAVDDAHPEHVLGFARLDLPLRDNTHTGWLDLGVRPAHRGQGIGTSLLAAALAVAQGAGRTHLMTETEQASEPAPGDATMSAPTGEGRVSRDDPSVRFALAHGWQLEQVARHSRLTLPLDADALAAHREAAATAAGRDYRTVTWTDATPDRWLDQMAELHTRMSTDEPTAGLDVEEEAWDAQRVRDDDAESLDRDEQLLTTVVEHVPSGRLVAYSQLMFPPHTDEFVWQEDTLVLREHRGHRLGMLVKAVQLQELAERRPAVRRISTWNAEENRWMLAINVALGFRPAGGCGVWQRRVEPA from the coding sequence ATGACGACGTGGTCCGTCCAGCAGCTCCGTGTGCCGACGTCCCCGCAGAGCGCGGACGGGCGGCTCCTGCACGCGCTCGTCGACGCCCAGAACGAGGTGACGCGCGCCGCCTGGGGCAGCGACGACTTCGCGGTGACACCGCGCCGGACGCTGTCGCTCCTGCAGCACCAGGACGTCTCCCGGCGCCTTCGGCTGCTCGCCGTCGACGACGCCCACCCCGAGCACGTCCTCGGCTTCGCCCGGCTGGACCTGCCCCTGCGGGACAACACCCACACCGGCTGGCTCGACCTGGGCGTGCGCCCCGCCCACCGCGGCCAGGGCATCGGCACGTCGCTGCTGGCCGCCGCGCTCGCGGTCGCGCAGGGCGCCGGCCGCACGCACCTGATGACCGAGACCGAGCAGGCGAGCGAGCCGGCACCCGGGGACGCGACGATGTCCGCGCCCACCGGCGAGGGCCGGGTGTCACGCGACGACCCGTCGGTCCGCTTCGCCCTCGCCCACGGGTGGCAGCTCGAGCAGGTGGCCCGCCACTCGCGGCTGACCCTCCCGCTCGACGCCGACGCGCTGGCGGCGCACCGGGAGGCGGCCGCGACCGCGGCGGGCCGCGACTACCGGACCGTCACCTGGACCGACGCGACCCCCGACCGCTGGCTCGACCAGATGGCCGAGCTGCACACGCGCATGAGCACCGACGAGCCGACCGCCGGCCTCGACGTCGAGGAGGAGGCGTGGGACGCGCAGCGCGTGCGCGACGACGACGCCGAGAGCCTCGACCGGGACGAGCAGCTGCTGACGACCGTGGTGGAGCACGTGCCGTCGGGCCGGCTGGTGGCGTACTCGCAGCTCATGTTCCCCCCGCACACCGACGAGTTCGTCTGGCAGGAGGACACCCTCGTCCTGCGCGAGCACCGGGGCCACCGCCTCGGCATGCTGGTCAAGGCGGTGCAGCTGCAGGAGCTGGCCGAGCGCCGCCCCGCGGTGCGGCGCATCAGCACGTGGAACGCCGAGGAGAACCGCTGGATGCTCGCGATCAACGTCGCGCTGGGCTTCCGTCCGGCGGGCGGCTGCGGGGTGTGGCAGCGGCGGGTGGAGCCCGCCTGA
- a CDS encoding ABC transporter ATP-binding protein: MTSDLAVDVRGLRKSFGDLTVLDGVDLAVPTGTVTALLGPNGAGKTTVVGILSTLLRLDAGTARVAGYDVVTQGAAVRASIGVTGQVSAVDDLLNGRENLQLMASLHHLGRRAGRERTDALLAQFGLTDAAGKPVSTWSGGMRRKLDLAMTLVGTPSVVFLDEPTTGLDPRSRRTLWDEVRALVAAGTTILLTTQYLEEADRLADRIAVLDGGRIVAGGTPADLKAAHGTGSLDDVFLRLTEPTTDTDTTTKEVAS; encoded by the coding sequence ATGACCAGCGACCTCGCCGTCGACGTGCGCGGACTGCGCAAGTCCTTCGGTGACCTGACCGTGCTCGACGGCGTCGACCTCGCCGTCCCGACGGGTACCGTCACCGCACTGCTCGGCCCCAACGGCGCCGGCAAGACCACGGTCGTCGGCATCCTGTCGACGCTGCTGCGTCTCGACGCCGGCACCGCGCGCGTCGCGGGGTACGACGTCGTCACGCAGGGGGCCGCAGTGCGCGCCTCGATCGGCGTCACCGGGCAGGTGTCCGCCGTGGACGACCTGCTCAACGGCCGCGAGAACCTGCAGCTCATGGCCTCCCTGCACCATCTGGGCCGCCGCGCGGGACGCGAGCGCACCGACGCGCTGCTGGCGCAGTTCGGTCTCACGGACGCCGCGGGCAAGCCTGTCTCGACGTGGTCGGGCGGCATGCGCCGCAAGCTCGACCTCGCGATGACGCTCGTCGGCACGCCGTCGGTCGTGTTCCTCGACGAGCCGACCACGGGCCTCGACCCGCGCAGCCGCCGCACGCTGTGGGACGAGGTGCGCGCCCTCGTCGCGGCCGGCACGACGATCCTGCTCACGACGCAGTACCTCGAGGAGGCCGACCGGCTCGCGGACCGCATCGCGGTGCTCGACGGCGGCCGCATCGTCGCCGGGGGCACACCGGCCGACCTCAAGGCTGCCCACGGCACGGGCTCGCTGGACGACGTCTTCCTGCGTCTGACCGAGCCCACCACCGACACGGACACGACCACGAAGGAGGTGGCCTCATGA
- a CDS encoding PASTA domain-containing protein: MIGTLLLAMITACGGPGEAPTAAPTPTPTVDMKAVPDVVGMSLDDAKQALEGAGFDVVSSGEGSAVSVQDPAAGARVREGYAVLVTLEMSADERAAAQAAEAEREAATAALIAEAAAAQREAQLCGPYRTAIGDPRFSAAELAYNAVTSGQVHLPSSVTLVPMGEFVAACPEFSGMFTDMQTRVDAGQVFDSGTYEVGTDIPVGTYKTTGTDIKDCYWSRTTGGGEIIDNDFIGYAPAGVTIDVRAGEGLEVSAACGLWTQQ, from the coding sequence ATGATCGGAACCTTGTTGCTGGCGATGATCACTGCGTGCGGCGGCCCGGGAGAGGCACCAACTGCGGCTCCAACGCCCACACCGACAGTGGACATGAAGGCAGTGCCCGACGTGGTCGGTATGAGCCTCGACGACGCCAAGCAGGCTCTCGAGGGCGCTGGGTTCGACGTGGTCAGCTCGGGGGAAGGCTCGGCGGTAAGCGTGCAGGACCCAGCAGCCGGGGCCCGAGTGCGCGAGGGCTATGCCGTGCTCGTGACTCTGGAGATGTCGGCCGACGAAAGGGCCGCCGCTCAGGCCGCCGAGGCGGAACGAGAGGCCGCCACAGCTGCACTCATCGCTGAGGCGGCCGCGGCGCAGCGCGAGGCTCAGTTATGCGGACCGTACCGGACAGCGATCGGCGACCCGCGGTTCTCGGCCGCCGAGTTGGCGTACAACGCCGTGACCAGCGGACAAGTGCACCTACCGTCCAGCGTCACCCTTGTCCCAATGGGCGAGTTCGTCGCAGCCTGCCCGGAGTTTTCGGGGATGTTCACCGACATGCAAACCAGGGTCGACGCTGGCCAGGTCTTCGACTCTGGCACGTACGAGGTCGGCACGGACATCCCGGTCGGGACGTACAAGACGACTGGCACAGACATCAAAGACTGCTACTGGTCGCGCACAACCGGTGGGGGCGAGATCATCGACAACGACTTCATCGGGTACGCGCCGGCTGGAGTGACGATCGATGTGCGCGCTGGTGAGGGTCTGGAGGTGTCCGCCGCCTGCGGACTCTGGACCCAGCAGTGA
- a CDS encoding ABC transporter ATP-binding protein, with amino-acid sequence MSDGLQVLDVVVRYAGAPAPAVDGVDLTVPTGEVVALLGPSGCGKSSLLRAVAGLEPLAGGDVAWDGVSVAGVPVHRRGFGLLFQDGQLFAHRDVAGNVAYGMPTLVRRDRAARDARVAELLDLVGLPGTQRRDVATLSGGERQRVALARALAPRPRLLLLDEPLSALDRALRERLALDLREVLTATGTTALFVTHDQDEAFAVADRVAVMDAGRLLQVAAPAALWARPASRRVAQFLGYEAFVDVPSPGADAPAAVRALVDAARAAGVALLPAGGLLALAAGAFVVAPGAADGVVVGTVRVLRSRRGRTEVVVDVDGVGRVSALAPAGWTCAPGADVALHADAAAVAGLPG; translated from the coding sequence GTGAGCGACGGGCTGCAGGTGCTCGACGTCGTCGTGCGGTACGCGGGCGCCCCGGCGCCGGCCGTCGACGGCGTCGACCTGACCGTGCCGACGGGCGAGGTCGTCGCGCTGCTCGGGCCGTCCGGGTGCGGCAAGTCCTCGCTGCTGCGCGCGGTCGCCGGGCTCGAGCCGCTCGCCGGCGGCGACGTCGCGTGGGACGGGGTGTCCGTCGCCGGGGTGCCCGTGCACCGGCGCGGCTTCGGCCTGCTGTTCCAGGACGGGCAGCTGTTCGCGCACCGCGACGTCGCCGGCAACGTCGCGTACGGGATGCCGACGCTCGTGCGCCGGGACCGGGCCGCACGGGACGCGCGCGTCGCCGAGCTGCTCGACCTCGTCGGCCTGCCCGGCACGCAGCGCCGCGACGTCGCGACGCTGTCCGGCGGCGAGCGCCAGCGCGTCGCGCTCGCCCGCGCGCTGGCCCCGCGCCCGCGGCTGCTGCTGCTCGACGAGCCGCTGTCCGCGCTCGACCGCGCGCTGCGCGAACGTCTCGCGCTCGACCTGCGCGAGGTGCTGACCGCCACCGGCACGACAGCGCTGTTCGTCACGCACGACCAGGACGAGGCGTTCGCCGTCGCGGACCGCGTCGCCGTCATGGACGCCGGCCGGCTGCTGCAGGTCGCGGCCCCCGCTGCGCTGTGGGCCCGGCCCGCGTCGCGGCGGGTCGCGCAGTTCCTCGGGTACGAGGCGTTCGTCGACGTGCCGTCGCCGGGTGCCGACGCCCCCGCGGCCGTCCGCGCGCTCGTCGACGCCGCCCGTGCCGCCGGGGTCGCGCTGCTGCCCGCCGGGGGCCTGCTCGCGCTGGCCGCGGGCGCGTTCGTCGTCGCGCCCGGCGCGGCCGACGGCGTCGTCGTCGGGACGGTGCGCGTCCTGCGCTCACGCCGCGGACGCACCGAGGTCGTCGTCGACGTCGACGGGGTCGGCCGCGTCAGCGCGCTGGCCCCCGCGGGCTGGACGTGCGCGCCCGGGGCCGACGTGGCCCTGCACGCCGATGCCGCTGCGGTCGCGGGGCTGCCGGGCTAA
- a CDS encoding Asp23/Gls24 family envelope stress response protein, whose protein sequence is MSEQTTTPSAATDNPGPRLGNSGTSSSTRASSTPLQTKYGTTTIADGVVAKIAGIAASDVAGVHALGGGAARAFGAIRERIPGGTTNHSQGISVEVGEQEAAVDVDLVAEYGVSVVDLAEGVRRNIITSVERMTGLRVIEVNISVNDVHLPQDDPQPEPAPQPRVA, encoded by the coding sequence ATGAGCGAGCAGACGACCACACCGAGCGCCGCCACCGACAACCCCGGTCCGCGCCTCGGCAACTCCGGCACCAGCAGCTCGACGCGCGCGAGCAGCACGCCGCTGCAGACCAAGTACGGCACGACGACCATCGCCGACGGCGTCGTCGCCAAGATCGCCGGCATCGCCGCGAGCGACGTCGCCGGGGTCCACGCGCTCGGCGGCGGCGCAGCCCGTGCCTTCGGCGCGATCCGCGAGCGCATCCCCGGCGGCACCACGAACCACAGCCAGGGGATCAGCGTCGAGGTCGGCGAGCAGGAGGCCGCGGTCGACGTCGACCTCGTCGCGGAGTACGGCGTGTCCGTCGTCGACCTCGCGGAGGGCGTGCGGCGCAACATCATCACGTCCGTCGAGCGCATGACCGGCCTGCGCGTCATCGAGGTGAACATCAGCGTCAACGACGTCCACCTGCCGCAGGACGACCCGCAGCCCGAGCCCGCACCGCAGCCGCGCGTGGCATGA
- a CDS encoding DUF2273 domain-containing protein — MSLSLAGLLTGLLLAIAAVVGGFNGFLLAVVLGAVGWLVGAVVEGRVDLSALTGGRRG; from the coding sequence ATGTCCCTGTCACTCGCCGGTCTGCTCACCGGGCTGCTGCTCGCGATCGCAGCGGTCGTCGGCGGCTTCAACGGCTTCCTGCTCGCCGTCGTCCTCGGCGCGGTCGGCTGGCTCGTGGGCGCTGTCGTGGAGGGTCGCGTCGACCTGTCCGCCCTCACGGGAGGTCGTCGTGGCTGA
- a CDS encoding Nramp family divalent metal transporter, with protein MRTSVERATGTPRVPVLLGPAFVAAIAYVDPGNVAANLTAGARYGYLLLWVLVAANVMAVLVQYQSAKLGLVTGQSLPGVLGDRLRRGPRLAFWAQAEIVAAATDVAEVVGGAIALHLLFGVPLPVGGLIVGVASMALLVTQDRYGQRRFEGVVVALLAVITVGFLVGLLVSPPDAGGVLGGLVPRFAGADSVLLAASMLGATVMPHAIYVHSALVRDRHGRAPEGSGRRLLLRATRWDVGVALVVAGAVNIGLLLLAAAGLQGTEGTDTIEGAHAAIVSALGPAVGLAFAVGLLASGLASTSVGAYAGATIMEGLLHRRVPLLLRRVVTLIPAIVLLAVGADPTWTLVLSQVVLSFGIPFALVPLVVLGRDRELMGADRNGPWLHAVLCVVVGLVVVLNLALLVLLVV; from the coding sequence GTGCGAACTTCCGTCGAGCGGGCGACCGGCACACCCCGCGTCCCGGTGCTGCTCGGCCCCGCGTTCGTCGCGGCCATCGCCTACGTCGACCCCGGCAACGTCGCCGCCAACCTCACGGCCGGCGCGCGGTACGGGTACCTGCTGCTGTGGGTGCTCGTCGCGGCGAACGTCATGGCCGTCCTCGTGCAGTACCAGTCCGCCAAGCTCGGGCTGGTCACGGGCCAGTCGCTGCCCGGTGTGCTGGGCGACCGGCTGCGCCGCGGCCCCCGCCTGGCGTTCTGGGCGCAGGCCGAGATCGTGGCGGCGGCCACCGACGTCGCGGAGGTGGTCGGCGGTGCCATCGCGCTGCACCTGCTGTTCGGCGTCCCGCTCCCGGTCGGAGGGCTGATCGTCGGCGTCGCGTCCATGGCCCTGCTCGTGACGCAGGACCGGTACGGCCAGCGACGCTTCGAGGGCGTGGTCGTCGCGCTGCTCGCCGTCATCACCGTCGGCTTCCTCGTGGGCCTGCTCGTCTCGCCCCCCGACGCGGGCGGCGTGCTCGGTGGCCTGGTGCCCCGGTTCGCGGGCGCCGACTCGGTGCTGCTCGCCGCGAGCATGCTCGGCGCCACGGTCATGCCGCACGCCATCTACGTGCACTCCGCCCTGGTGCGCGACCGGCACGGCCGTGCGCCCGAGGGGTCCGGCCGGCGCCTGCTGCTGCGGGCCACGCGCTGGGACGTGGGCGTCGCGCTCGTCGTCGCGGGGGCCGTGAACATCGGCCTGCTGCTGCTCGCCGCCGCAGGGCTGCAGGGCACCGAGGGCACCGACACCATCGAGGGGGCGCACGCCGCGATCGTCTCCGCCCTCGGTCCCGCGGTCGGTCTCGCGTTCGCCGTCGGCCTGCTCGCGTCGGGTCTGGCGTCGACGTCCGTCGGCGCCTACGCCGGCGCGACGATCATGGAGGGCCTCCTGCACCGGCGGGTGCCCCTGCTGCTGCGCCGCGTCGTGACGCTGATCCCCGCGATCGTGCTGCTCGCCGTGGGCGCCGACCCCACGTGGACGCTCGTGCTGAGCCAGGTCGTGCTCAGCTTCGGCATCCCGTTCGCGCTGGTCCCGCTGGTCGTCCTCGGCCGCGACCGCGAGCTCATGGGTGCCGACCGCAACGGGCCCTGGCTGCACGCGGTGCTGTGCGTCGTGGTCGGGCTGGTCGTGGTCCTCAACCTCGCGCTGCTGGTGCTGCTCGTCGTCTGA
- a CDS encoding DUF4097 family beta strand repeat-containing protein, with protein MPTFPVAGPVPLVIDVPFGNLHVVASDREDVVVTVLPADPSKSGAVRAANETRVERDGDGVSIVYPGSWKQYVLPFSAGGAVVTIELPTGSDLRGKAGTLFAEGRLGAVDLILNGGEARLEEASRLDLKVTAGSVVVGRITGPTQIKASAGAVRVAEIVGDGTIRASNGPTSVGAVTGSLEIVGAHAEIAVDRVRGDLCVRSANAGIRVAHVEQGSVRLTTAYGGIEVGVPKGTAAWLDLTTEHGTVRNQLTPTEGPVADEFTAEIRASSGYGDVLVRRP; from the coding sequence ATGCCCACGTTCCCCGTCGCCGGACCCGTGCCGCTCGTCATCGACGTCCCGTTCGGCAACCTGCACGTCGTCGCGAGCGACCGCGAGGACGTCGTGGTGACCGTGCTGCCGGCCGACCCGTCCAAGTCCGGCGCCGTGCGCGCCGCGAACGAGACCCGCGTCGAGCGGGACGGCGACGGCGTCTCGATCGTCTACCCGGGGTCCTGGAAGCAGTACGTCCTGCCGTTCTCCGCCGGCGGTGCGGTCGTCACGATCGAGCTGCCCACCGGGTCGGACCTGCGGGGCAAGGCCGGGACGCTGTTCGCCGAGGGGCGCCTGGGCGCGGTCGACCTGATCCTCAACGGCGGCGAGGCCCGCCTCGAGGAGGCGTCCCGCCTGGACCTGAAGGTCACGGCCGGCAGCGTCGTCGTCGGCCGGATCACGGGTCCGACGCAGATCAAGGCGTCGGCGGGCGCGGTCCGCGTCGCCGAGATCGTCGGCGACGGGACCATCCGCGCGAGCAACGGCCCGACGAGCGTCGGCGCCGTCACCGGCTCGCTCGAGATCGTCGGCGCGCACGCCGAGATCGCCGTGGACCGCGTCCGCGGCGACCTGTGCGTCCGGTCCGCCAACGCCGGGATCCGCGTCGCGCACGTCGAGCAGGGCAGCGTGCGGCTCACCACGGCGTACGGCGGCATCGAGGTCGGCGTCCCCAAGGGGACGGCGGCCTGGCTCGACCTGACCACCGAGCACGGCACCGTGCGCAACCAGCTCACCCCCACCGAGGGCCCCGTCGCCGACGAGTTCACCGCCGAGATCCGTGCGAGCAGCGGCTACGGCGACGTCCTGGTCCGGCGTCCCTGA
- a CDS encoding thioredoxin domain-containing protein, giving the protein MANRLAASTSPYLQQHADNPVDWYEWGDEAFAEARRRDVPLLISVGYAACHWCHVMAHESFEDAATAELMNRSFVAVKVDREERPDVDAVYMAATQAMTGQGGWPMTVFATPDGEPFYCGTYYPPRPVGGMPSFPQLLQAMAHAWSQQRDDVAHNASALRDALASVGPAGAPGPLDPASLEADTARALDALAAQYDARSGGFGGAPKFPPSMVLEWLLRRYARTGDERALAMAEGTLDAMARGGMADQLGGGFARYSVDATWTVPHFEKMLDDNAELLRVYAHRWRATGSALALRVVEDGAAWLLREMRTPQGGFAASLDADTRGVEGQTYVWTPEELADVLGPQDGAWAADLFGVTADGTFEHGTSVLTLHADPDDHARYDDVRARLLAARDARPQPGRDDKVVAAWNGLAIAALADAGALLGRPAWVSAATDAAELLWSLHVRPGATGPRLTRTSRDGVAGRSPGVLADYADVAEGYLALFSATGDPAWFERAGALLGAVLAHFRDDAGGFWDTADDETDAVLAQLQRPQEIADGPAPSGPSAAAGALLTYAALSGSSAHREAAEQALDRPLAVAGRYPRAAGWALAVAEAVLDGPREVAVVGRPDDPATHALVAAARGGTAPGAVVAVGGGDDAGTGGTEADGVGHRVPLLRDRPLREGQPTAYVCRGFVCDLPETDPQSLRRSLGGRQDAAPVDTRT; this is encoded by the coding sequence ATGGCCAACCGCCTCGCCGCCAGCACCAGCCCCTACCTGCAGCAGCACGCCGACAACCCCGTCGACTGGTACGAGTGGGGTGACGAGGCGTTCGCGGAGGCGCGCCGCCGCGACGTCCCGCTGCTGATCTCCGTCGGGTACGCCGCGTGCCACTGGTGCCACGTGATGGCGCACGAGTCCTTCGAAGACGCGGCGACCGCGGAGCTCATGAACCGGTCGTTCGTCGCCGTGAAGGTCGACCGTGAGGAGCGCCCGGACGTCGACGCGGTGTACATGGCCGCCACCCAGGCCATGACCGGCCAGGGCGGCTGGCCCATGACCGTGTTCGCGACCCCGGACGGCGAGCCGTTCTACTGCGGCACCTACTACCCGCCGCGCCCCGTCGGGGGCATGCCCTCGTTCCCGCAGCTGCTGCAGGCGATGGCGCACGCCTGGTCGCAGCAGCGCGACGACGTCGCGCACAACGCCTCCGCGCTGCGCGACGCGCTCGCGTCGGTGGGCCCGGCCGGCGCGCCCGGCCCGCTCGACCCGGCGTCGCTCGAGGCGGACACGGCCCGCGCGCTCGACGCGCTGGCGGCCCAGTACGACGCACGGTCCGGCGGGTTCGGCGGAGCACCGAAGTTCCCGCCGTCGATGGTGCTCGAGTGGCTCCTGCGCCGTTACGCCCGCACCGGCGACGAGCGCGCCCTCGCGATGGCCGAGGGCACGCTCGACGCGATGGCCCGCGGCGGCATGGCCGACCAGCTCGGCGGCGGCTTCGCGCGGTACTCCGTCGACGCGACGTGGACGGTCCCGCACTTCGAGAAGATGCTCGACGACAACGCCGAGCTGCTGCGCGTGTACGCGCACCGGTGGCGCGCGACCGGGTCCGCGCTCGCGCTGCGCGTCGTCGAGGACGGTGCCGCGTGGCTGCTGCGCGAGATGCGCACGCCGCAGGGCGGGTTCGCGGCCTCGCTCGACGCGGACACCCGGGGCGTCGAGGGGCAGACGTACGTGTGGACGCCGGAAGAGCTGGCCGACGTCCTCGGGCCGCAGGACGGTGCGTGGGCGGCGGACCTGTTCGGCGTCACGGCCGACGGCACGTTCGAGCACGGCACGTCGGTGCTCACCCTGCACGCCGACCCCGACGACCACGCGCGGTACGACGACGTCCGCGCCCGGCTGCTCGCGGCGCGCGACGCCCGCCCCCAGCCGGGCCGGGACGACAAGGTCGTCGCCGCCTGGAACGGGCTGGCGATCGCCGCGCTCGCCGACGCCGGAGCGCTGCTCGGCCGGCCCGCGTGGGTGTCGGCCGCGACGGACGCGGCCGAGCTGCTGTGGTCCCTGCACGTCCGCCCGGGCGCGACGGGACCCCGCCTGACGCGCACCTCACGCGACGGCGTCGCCGGCCGCTCCCCCGGCGTCCTGGCCGACTACGCCGACGTCGCCGAGGGCTACCTCGCGCTGTTCTCCGCGACGGGCGACCCGGCGTGGTTCGAGCGTGCGGGTGCGCTGCTCGGCGCCGTGCTCGCCCACTTCCGCGACGACGCGGGCGGGTTCTGGGACACCGCCGACGACGAGACCGACGCGGTCCTCGCGCAGCTCCAGCGACCGCAGGAGATCGCCGACGGGCCGGCGCCGTCCGGACCGTCCGCCGCCGCCGGGGCGCTGCTCACGTACGCCGCCCTCAGCGGGTCGAGCGCGCACCGCGAGGCCGCCGAGCAGGCGCTCGACCGACCCCTGGCGGTCGCCGGGCGCTACCCGCGGGCGGCCGGGTGGGCGCTGGCCGTGGCCGAGGCGGTGCTCGACGGACCGCGCGAGGTGGCGGTCGTGGGGCGCCCGGACGACCCGGCGACGCACGCGCTGGTAGCCGCGGCGCGCGGCGGCACCGCCCCGGGCGCGGTCGTCGCGGTGGGTGGTGGTGACGACGCGGGGACCGGCGGCACGGAGGCCGACGGCGTCGGGCACCGGGTGCCGCTGCTGCGGGACCGTCCGCTGCGCGAGGGGCAGCCGACCGCGTACGTATGCCGCGGGTTCGTCTGCGACCTGCCGGAGACCGACCCGCAGTCGCTGCGGCGGTCACTGGGCGGACGCCAGGACGCGGCGCCGGTCGATACCCGCACGTAG